In Paenibacillus sp. FSL M7-0420, a single genomic region encodes these proteins:
- a CDS encoding glycoside hydrolase family 28 protein has protein sequence MYNIVDYGAQRDSGVPATQAIADAVAAARGAGGGRVYIPAGTFLTGAIRLYSNIELHLSPGAVLSFSTDPADYPAVESRWEGVKREVHAACIYGAGLTNVSITGSGTIDGNGEPWWEKHRSRPEELEYPRPRLIGFDDCNRVTLRDLTLVNSPSWTVNPINCSNVMIDNLSILNPADSPNTDGINPESCRDVRISNCHIDVGDDCIAIKAGTEDTRERIPCENITITNCVMVHGHGAVVLGSEMSGDIRNVTISNCVFKQTDRGIRMKSRRGRGGIIEDIRISNIVMEDVICPFTLNLYYFCGPRGKEKYVWDKNPYPVTEETPQFRRIHYANITARNVHAAAGFLYGLAEQAVSEITFTNIDISMAEHAVPGQPDMMAGLQDMQRRGFFLGNVREVQFQQVTIENHDGPAFYIENGEEVEFLNCRSRNTAKPEKLVEQVTVSLAEL, from the coding sequence GTGTATAACATAGTGGACTACGGAGCGCAGCGGGACAGCGGAGTACCGGCAACGCAAGCGATTGCGGACGCGGTTGCAGCAGCACGCGGTGCCGGTGGCGGGAGGGTATATATTCCGGCTGGCACCTTCCTGACCGGCGCAATCCGTCTATACAGCAATATTGAGCTGCATCTCAGTCCTGGTGCGGTATTGTCCTTCAGTACCGATCCGGCGGATTATCCTGCCGTGGAATCACGGTGGGAAGGGGTGAAGCGGGAGGTTCATGCCGCCTGCATCTACGGAGCGGGCCTGACTAATGTCTCGATTACCGGGAGCGGAACCATTGACGGGAATGGAGAACCCTGGTGGGAGAAGCACCGCAGCCGCCCGGAAGAGCTGGAGTATCCCCGTCCGAGACTGATTGGTTTCGACGATTGCAACCGGGTGACGCTCCGCGATCTAACGCTGGTGAATTCCCCAAGCTGGACGGTGAATCCGATCAACTGCAGCAATGTGATGATCGATAATCTGTCGATCCTGAATCCGGCAGATTCGCCGAATACCGATGGAATCAATCCCGAATCCTGCCGCGATGTGCGTATCAGCAACTGCCATATCGATGTCGGCGATGACTGTATTGCCATTAAGGCAGGCACCGAGGATACCCGGGAACGGATTCCCTGCGAGAATATCACGATTACGAACTGCGTGATGGTCCACGGGCACGGCGCGGTGGTGCTGGGCAGTGAGATGAGCGGCGATATCCGCAATGTGACGATCAGCAATTGTGTATTTAAGCAGACGGACCGCGGCATCCGCATGAAGTCCCGGCGGGGACGGGGCGGGATTATTGAGGATATCCGGATCAGCAATATAGTGATGGAGGATGTGATCTGTCCCTTCACGCTGAATCTCTACTATTTCTGTGGGCCCCGGGGCAAGGAGAAATACGTCTGGGACAAGAATCCGTATCCGGTGACGGAAGAGACGCCGCAGTTCCGGCGGATTCATTACGCCAACATTACCGCCCGCAACGTCCATGCCGCTGCCGGATTCCTGTACGGGCTGGCGGAGCAAGCCGTCTCGGAAATCACCTTCACCAACATTGATATCTCGATGGCGGAGCATGCCGTGCCCGGTCAGCCCGACATGATGGCAGGGCTTCAGGACATGCAGCGCCGGGGCTTCTTTCTTGGCAATGTCCGCGAGGTGCAGTTCCAGCAGGTCACTATTGAGAACCACGACGGCCCGGCCTTTTATATTGAGAACGGGGAAGAAGTGGAGTTCCTGAACTGCCGCTCCAGGAACACGGCCAAGCCGGAGAAGCTGGTGGAACAGGTTACAGTGTCGCTGGCGGAACTATAA
- a CDS encoding glycoside hydrolase family 88/105 protein, translating into MIGSLQQTPIEWAQKACDSLMDTYQAWELPPAHRWHYHQGVFLCGMELLWKKLREDRYIDYIKQYVDDLVDEQGNFDFARDELDAVQAGLLLFTLYERTGKRKYREAAAKLRHLLLTLNRTSEGGYWHKDKYPNQMWLDGLYMAGVFSLKYANIYRDDALRAEVLHQERLMRKYMKDEATGLLYHAWDESRRMPWSNPATGCSPEFWSRSLGWYGLAVSQFMDELPETDPGRAELAAELSGFVQALIRYQDPGSGLWYQVVDKGHEPDNWLETSGSCLFVYTIARAVKLGILPAEVADEAAEAARKGYEGLIQVLQWDEQGRLLLPDICIGTSAGDYRNYVTRPKVSNDLHGVGALVMACVEMQDLYPA; encoded by the coding sequence ATGATTGGCAGTCTGCAGCAAACACCAATTGAATGGGCGCAAAAAGCCTGTGATTCATTAATGGATACGTATCAGGCGTGGGAACTCCCGCCTGCGCACCGCTGGCATTATCATCAGGGCGTATTCCTGTGCGGGATGGAGCTGCTGTGGAAGAAGCTCCGGGAGGACCGCTATATCGATTATATTAAGCAGTATGTGGATGATCTCGTGGATGAGCAGGGGAATTTCGACTTTGCCCGGGATGAGCTGGATGCCGTCCAGGCGGGGCTGCTGCTCTTCACGCTGTATGAACGGACCGGCAAGCGGAAATACCGGGAGGCGGCGGCCAAGCTTCGCCATCTGCTGCTGACGCTGAACCGGACCTCCGAAGGAGGGTACTGGCATAAGGACAAATATCCGAACCAGATGTGGCTGGACGGACTGTACATGGCCGGGGTGTTCTCGCTGAAGTACGCGAATATTTATAGAGACGATGCCTTGCGGGCCGAGGTGCTGCACCAGGAGCGCCTGATGCGCAAATACATGAAGGACGAGGCAACCGGCCTGCTCTACCATGCCTGGGATGAGAGCCGCCGCATGCCATGGTCGAATCCCGCCACCGGCTGCTCGCCGGAATTCTGGAGCCGCTCGCTTGGCTGGTACGGGCTTGCCGTCTCACAGTTCATGGATGAACTGCCGGAGACTGATCCTGGACGGGCCGAGCTTGCAGCCGAGCTAAGCGGATTCGTACAGGCGTTGATCCGTTATCAGGATCCGGGAAGCGGCCTGTGGTATCAGGTGGTAGATAAGGGACATGAGCCTGACAATTGGCTGGAGACCTCCGGCTCCTGTCTGTTCGTCTACACGATTGCCAGAGCCGTGAAGCTTGGTATCCTTCCGGCTGAAGTAGCGGATGAAGCGGCGGAAGCCGCGCGTAAAGGCTACGAAGGCTTAATTCAGGTGCTCCAGTGGGATGAGCAGGGCCGGCTGCTGCTGCCGGATATCTGCATCGGGACCTCTGCGGGAGATTACCGCAACTATGTTACCCGCCCGAAGGTCAGCAATGATCTGCATGGCGTGGGCGCGCTGGTGATGGCCTGTGTGGAGATGCAGGATTTGTATCCGGCATAA
- a CDS encoding carbohydrate ABC transporter permease: MVEDRTFSGRLFSAVNFILLALIALVTVLPFIHVVAGSFTTSAELAANKFVLIPKVWSLEAYKFIFSTNTIFRALGVSIGVTLIGTLFSMFITALMAYGLSRRDLDGRRVFNFLVVFTMLFHGGMIPTFLVVKELGLIDSYAALILPSAISAFNMIILKNFFQNIPEGLEESAKIDGCNDFGILFKIVLPLSLPAIATISLFYAVTYWNTYMSAILYLDNSAKWPIQVLLRQIVVLASGMDHSATLDGTVPPPDQTIKMAVIVVATLPILMVYPFLQKHFAKGAMLGSMKG, translated from the coding sequence ATGGTAGAAGACCGCACATTCAGCGGCAGACTATTCTCTGCCGTCAACTTTATACTGCTTGCCCTGATCGCACTGGTAACGGTGCTGCCGTTCATCCACGTGGTAGCAGGCTCCTTCACAACCAGTGCTGAGCTGGCTGCCAACAAGTTTGTGCTGATTCCGAAGGTGTGGAGCTTAGAGGCGTACAAATTTATTTTCTCCACGAATACGATCTTCAGAGCCTTAGGGGTATCGATTGGAGTCACGCTGATAGGCACACTGTTCAGTATGTTCATTACGGCGCTGATGGCTTACGGTCTCTCCCGCAGGGATCTGGACGGCCGCCGGGTGTTCAACTTCCTGGTGGTGTTCACGATGCTGTTCCACGGGGGAATGATTCCTACGTTCCTGGTGGTGAAGGAGCTGGGGCTGATCGACTCGTATGCGGCGCTGATTCTTCCGTCTGCGATCAGCGCGTTCAATATGATTATACTTAAGAACTTTTTTCAGAACATTCCTGAGGGGCTGGAGGAATCGGCCAAGATCGACGGCTGTAATGACTTCGGGATTCTGTTCAAAATCGTGCTGCCCCTGTCGCTGCCGGCGATTGCCACGATCTCTCTATTCTACGCCGTGACATATTGGAACACGTATATGAGTGCCATTCTCTATCTGGATAACAGCGCCAAATGGCCGATTCAGGTCCTGCTGCGACAGATTGTCGTGCTGGCCAGCGGAATGGATCACAGTGCGACACTGGACGGCACGGTTCCGCCGCCGGATCAGACGATCAAGATGGCGGTTATCGTGGTCGCTACGCTGCCGATTCTGATGGTGTACCCGTTCCTGCAGAAGCATTTTGCCAAGGGTGCGATGCTGGGCTCGATGAAGGGCTGA
- a CDS encoding ABC transporter permease has protein sequence MQEVTAPPRVVPEPQPKKYKSSSELKKRLWRNKLLYVMLIPGVLYFIIFKYLPMYGLIISFQDYKPYQGITGSEWVGMKHFSRLFTEPDFLNILANTLILFGMNILIYFPIPIILALMLNELRGTFFKRFFQTLVYLPHFMSWVIVVSISFVMVTMDGGIINELLAYFGFAKINFLLSPGWFRPMYILQVIWREAGWGTIIYLASIAAIDPGLYEASRMDGAGRLRQVWHITLPAIRGVIITLFILKIGSVLDLGFEHVYLLLNSMNREVAEIIDTYVYTAGLRQGQFSYSTAIGFFKSIVGLIMVMTVNKVSKKIGEEGVY, from the coding sequence ATGCAGGAAGTAACCGCCCCGCCCCGCGTAGTTCCCGAACCGCAGCCGAAGAAATACAAGAGCAGCAGTGAGCTGAAAAAGCGGCTGTGGCGCAACAAATTACTCTATGTGATGCTGATCCCCGGCGTGCTGTATTTCATTATCTTCAAATATTTGCCCATGTACGGACTGATTATTTCCTTCCAGGATTACAAGCCTTACCAAGGGATTACCGGGAGCGAATGGGTGGGCATGAAGCATTTCAGCCGGCTGTTCACCGAGCCTGATTTCTTGAACATATTAGCCAATACGCTGATTCTGTTCGGGATGAATATTCTGATTTATTTTCCGATTCCGATTATTCTGGCCCTGATGCTTAATGAACTCAGAGGCACCTTCTTCAAAAGATTCTTCCAGACCCTGGTCTATCTGCCGCACTTCATGTCGTGGGTGATCGTCGTCTCGATCTCCTTCGTTATGGTGACGATGGACGGGGGGATTATCAACGAGCTGCTGGCTTACTTCGGATTCGCCAAGATCAATTTCCTGCTGAGTCCGGGCTGGTTCCGGCCGATGTATATCCTTCAGGTCATCTGGCGGGAAGCAGGCTGGGGGACGATCATCTATCTGGCTTCCATTGCGGCTATTGATCCGGGGCTCTATGAAGCTTCGCGTATGGACGGAGCCGGACGGCTCAGACAGGTCTGGCATATTACGCTTCCGGCCATCCGGGGAGTGATCATCACCCTGTTTATTCTGAAAATCGGTTCCGTTCTCGACCTGGGCTTCGAGCATGTCTACCTGCTGCTCAACTCCATGAACCGCGAGGTTGCGGAAATTATCGATACGTATGTCTACACCGCCGGTCTGCGGCAAGGGCAGTTCAGCTACAGTACAGCCATCGGCTTCTTCAAGTCGATTGTGGGCCTGATCATGGTCATGACCGTCAATAAGGTGTCCAAGAAAATAGGAGAAGAAGGCGTATATTAA
- a CDS encoding extracellular solute-binding protein codes for MTKKSFTLLLSSLLTLSMLSACGGNNNKEAAATKDPGASTGTNTTATTDSATAEPEKPTEIKIMLPLNTTDTPPDTIKNEVEKLTNTKLTYQFFPADTYEEKLNSSFATGSLPQVTYLKNQTTFLQMKEAIKDGQFWEIGPLLSEFPNLNKLKPEILNNTKVDGKLYTLYIGRPLARQGIIYRKDWADKLGLKAPANTEELFAMAKAFTEQDPDGNGKKDTIGVVDRNELVYGAFKTVSSWFGTPNNWAEKDGQLAPEFTFPQYIDTMDFFKKLREGGYMNQDFAATSKTDAVNMFTSGKAGLYIGGSMQDIDSLNKDLIKNVPDAVLDTHSMVAGADGKFAQWMIPGYNNVVLFPKSAVKDEAELKKILKFFDYMMTPEVSNLMYWGIEGTHYTVVDGKAKATDNKELIEREVKGFKDSVIGEYETNGMYQSLNVLPGRIHAEELVLENVKYGVADPTAALDSATYTSKGVELQQIIADATYKYMYGQLDKAGFEKEVENWKSRGGAKIIEEYNAAYKK; via the coding sequence ATGACGAAAAAATCCTTCACCCTGCTTCTAAGCTCGCTGCTGACCCTCAGCATGTTGTCCGCTTGCGGCGGTAACAACAACAAAGAGGCGGCAGCTACGAAAGACCCGGGCGCCAGCACCGGGACCAACACAACCGCAACCACGGACTCGGCCACTGCTGAGCCGGAGAAGCCGACTGAGATCAAAATCATGCTCCCGCTGAACACGACAGATACTCCACCGGATACGATCAAGAATGAAGTGGAGAAATTGACGAATACGAAGCTGACCTACCAGTTCTTCCCAGCCGATACGTATGAGGAGAAGCTGAACTCCTCGTTCGCCACCGGCTCCCTGCCGCAGGTGACGTATCTGAAGAATCAGACGACCTTCCTGCAGATGAAGGAAGCGATCAAGGACGGGCAGTTCTGGGAGATCGGGCCGCTGCTCAGCGAATTCCCTAACCTGAATAAGCTGAAGCCGGAGATCCTGAATAACACCAAGGTAGACGGCAAGCTGTATACCCTGTATATCGGCCGTCCGCTGGCCCGCCAGGGCATCATCTACCGCAAGGACTGGGCGGATAAGCTGGGACTGAAAGCGCCGGCCAACACGGAGGAATTGTTCGCGATGGCTAAGGCTTTTACCGAGCAGGACCCGGACGGCAACGGGAAAAAGGATACCATCGGTGTTGTTGACCGCAACGAGCTGGTGTATGGTGCGTTCAAAACCGTCTCCTCCTGGTTCGGCACCCCGAATAACTGGGCCGAGAAGGACGGTCAGCTTGCGCCAGAGTTCACTTTTCCGCAATATATCGATACCATGGATTTCTTCAAAAAGCTGCGTGAAGGCGGTTACATGAACCAGGACTTCGCAGCAACCAGCAAGACGGATGCGGTCAATATGTTCACCAGCGGCAAAGCCGGGCTGTATATCGGCGGCTCGATGCAGGATATCGATTCCTTGAATAAGGACCTGATCAAGAACGTGCCGGATGCCGTGCTGGATACGCATAGTATGGTGGCTGGAGCTGACGGCAAGTTCGCCCAGTGGATGATTCCCGGCTATAACAATGTAGTGCTGTTCCCAAAATCGGCGGTGAAGGATGAAGCGGAGCTGAAGAAGATCCTGAAGTTCTTCGATTACATGATGACTCCTGAAGTATCGAATCTGATGTACTGGGGCATTGAAGGCACACACTATACCGTGGTGGACGGCAAAGCCAAAGCGACCGACAATAAAGAGCTCATTGAACGCGAAGTCAAAGGCTTCAAGGACAGCGTTATCGGCGAATACGAAACGAACGGCATGTATCAGAGTCTGAACGTGCTGCCGGGCCGGATTCATGCGGAGGAGCTGGTGCTGGAGAATGTGAAATACGGGGTCGCAGATCCTACGGCTGCGCTCGACTCGGCTACCTATACGTCCAAGGGCGTTGAGCTTCAGCAGATTATTGCGGATGCGACATACAAGTACATGTACGGTCAGCTGGATAAAGCCGGCTTCGAGAAGGAAGTCGAGAACTGGAAGAGCCGGGGCGGGGCGAAGATCATCGAAGAATACAATGCCGCGTACAAAAAATAA